The following proteins are co-located in the Brevibacillus laterosporus DSM 25 genome:
- the zapA gene encoding cell division protein ZapA: protein MQEDGKNRLSVEIYGQQYRLSGKASSSHMRMVARYVDDKMKEIAQGNFRLDTAKIAVLSSVNIADEYFRLRQEYEELLRLLQEDASKMPSNDKHTT, encoded by the coding sequence GTGCAGGAAGATGGGAAAAATCGTTTGTCAGTCGAAATCTATGGTCAGCAGTATCGCCTGAGCGGAAAGGCTAGTAGTAGCCATATGCGGATGGTAGCCAGATATGTTGACGATAAAATGAAAGAAATCGCGCAGGGGAACTTTCGGCTAGATACGGCTAAAATTGCTGTACTAAGCTCGGTAAACATTGCTGACGAGTATTTCCGGTTGCGGCAGGAGTATGAGGAGTTGCTCAGACTGTTGCAAGAAGATGCCAGTAAAATGCCTTCAAATGATAAACATACAACATAG
- a CDS encoding phage holin family protein encodes MSFMRHVIRFIVAAIVLMFVGFLVPGFAVNGFWTALIAAVVIALIGWGVESIFGDKISPYNRGIVGFVVSAIVIYLTQFLVPGFRVTVLGALLASLVIGIIDLFIPMKSKMDMRNGD; translated from the coding sequence ATGAGTTTCATGCGTCACGTTATTCGTTTTATCGTTGCCGCAATTGTTCTGATGTTCGTCGGCTTCCTAGTACCGGGCTTTGCCGTAAACGGTTTTTGGACTGCCCTGATTGCAGCAGTTGTTATTGCCCTCATTGGTTGGGGTGTCGAAAGCATTTTTGGTGATAAAATCTCTCCCTATAATCGTGGGATTGTCGGTTTCGTCGTAAGTGCTATCGTCATTTACCTAACACAATTTTTGGTACCAGGCTTCCGCGTTACTGTACTTGGCGCCTTACTTGCTTCCTTGGTCATTGGGATTATTGACTTGTTTATCCCAATGAAAAGTAAGATGGATATGCGCAACGGAGACTAA
- a CDS encoding endonuclease MutS2, producing the protein MERRILRTLEFNKIIAMLMEKTTSELGRELAESLEPFNHIDVVRHAQRQTEEASTVLRVKGSVPLGGIRNIRGPIQRARLNSILAPLELLDIATTLHAGRRLKQFINDISEEHELSILQSLVDRIEGLRELETEIKRCIDDNGEVVDSASLELRQIRQEIRSSEARIREKLDQMTRSSSTQKMLMENIVTIRGDRFVIPVKQEYRSHFGGIVHDQSASGATLFIEPEVIVSMNNKLREARLKEEHEVERILYTLTVLVADHVDMLLENLSVLAELDFIFAKAQLAYSMKAISPKLNEEGYILLKKGRHPLIDPKVVVPLDVELGKEYSGIVVTGPNTGGKTVSIKTLGLLSLMTMAGLHIPAQEETEMAIFSSIFADIGDEQSIEQSLSTFSSHLTNIIRILDQMDEKSLVLFDELGAGTDPTEGAALAMSILDYVLDKGARLVATTHYSELKAYAYDTPEVVNASVEFDVQTLRPTYRLLVGVPGRSNAFAIAARLGLNEQIIDQARRSVSKEENQVEKMIASLESNKKTAEKEREDAENIRKQAEELRQQLDEERRQFAETKNRLLEKAEEEARIAVQLARDEAEEIIRELRQMRKEGVDFKEHRLIDAKQRLGNAVLELEKEKVKKPAKAVRATQIKIGDEVMVDSFGQKGTVLDKVSSSEYLVQLGIIKMKVKKDDMHVVKESVQPKKPVQYTTIKREAHSVKLDLDLRGYNVEDSIQEIDRYLDDAVLSGFHKVSIIHGNGTGVLRKGVHEFLRRHRSVKSFRLGGQGEGGVGATIVELK; encoded by the coding sequence GTGGAGCGAAGGATTTTACGAACACTGGAATTTAACAAAATCATCGCCATGCTGATGGAGAAAACCACATCAGAACTCGGACGAGAACTGGCTGAGTCACTTGAGCCTTTTAATCATATAGATGTTGTTCGTCATGCACAAAGACAAACAGAGGAAGCAAGCACGGTATTACGTGTCAAAGGAAGCGTGCCTTTGGGCGGTATTCGCAATATCCGTGGACCGATCCAACGTGCTCGGCTGAACTCGATCTTAGCACCACTGGAACTTCTTGATATTGCTACTACTTTGCATGCGGGACGTCGTCTTAAACAGTTTATTAATGATATTTCTGAGGAACATGAGCTTTCCATATTGCAAAGCTTGGTAGATAGAATTGAAGGGCTACGTGAATTAGAAACTGAAATAAAGCGCTGTATTGATGATAACGGTGAAGTAGTGGATAGCGCTAGCCTTGAATTGCGTCAGATTCGTCAGGAGATTAGAAGCTCTGAAGCACGAATTCGCGAAAAGCTTGACCAGATGACCCGTTCTTCCTCTACACAAAAAATGTTGATGGAAAACATTGTAACAATACGTGGAGACCGCTTTGTTATTCCAGTAAAACAGGAATATCGTTCGCATTTTGGCGGTATTGTACACGATCAATCTGCGTCAGGTGCCACGTTGTTTATTGAACCGGAAGTGATTGTTTCGATGAACAATAAGCTACGTGAGGCTAGATTAAAAGAAGAGCATGAAGTAGAACGCATTCTTTATACGTTAACCGTACTAGTAGCGGATCATGTGGATATGTTATTGGAGAACCTTTCCGTTCTAGCTGAGCTTGATTTTATCTTTGCAAAAGCGCAATTAGCATACAGCATGAAAGCCATCAGCCCGAAATTAAATGAAGAAGGCTATATTTTACTTAAAAAGGGACGTCATCCGCTGATTGATCCAAAGGTAGTCGTACCACTAGATGTAGAATTAGGTAAAGAGTATTCAGGTATTGTAGTCACTGGTCCTAATACTGGCGGTAAGACTGTATCCATTAAAACATTGGGTTTATTATCCTTAATGACGATGGCAGGCCTTCATATACCAGCACAAGAAGAAACTGAGATGGCGATATTTTCATCTATTTTTGCAGATATTGGTGATGAACAATCCATTGAGCAGAGTTTATCGACATTTTCTAGTCATTTAACTAACATCATTCGCATATTAGATCAAATGGATGAAAAGAGTCTGGTGCTGTTTGACGAATTAGGAGCAGGTACGGATCCTACAGAGGGTGCAGCGCTTGCAATGTCCATTTTGGATTATGTGTTAGACAAAGGGGCTAGACTAGTAGCTACTACGCACTATAGTGAGTTAAAAGCCTATGCATACGATACGCCAGAAGTAGTTAACGCCAGTGTAGAGTTCGATGTACAGACGCTACGTCCAACCTACCGACTGCTGGTTGGAGTTCCGGGGCGTTCTAATGCATTTGCAATTGCAGCGCGTCTTGGCTTAAACGAGCAAATCATCGATCAGGCTCGCCGCTCTGTGTCTAAAGAGGAGAATCAGGTTGAGAAAATGATTGCCTCCTTGGAATCAAACAAGAAGACAGCAGAAAAAGAACGCGAAGACGCTGAGAATATCCGCAAACAAGCGGAAGAATTACGTCAGCAATTAGACGAGGAGCGCCGTCAATTCGCTGAGACAAAAAATCGATTGCTAGAAAAAGCGGAAGAAGAGGCACGCATCGCTGTACAATTAGCCCGTGACGAAGCAGAAGAAATCATTCGTGAGTTGCGTCAAATGCGTAAAGAAGGTGTTGATTTTAAAGAACACCGCCTAATTGATGCCAAACAGCGGTTAGGAAATGCTGTGTTAGAGCTGGAAAAGGAAAAGGTGAAAAAACCAGCCAAAGCAGTTCGTGCTACTCAGATCAAGATCGGTGACGAAGTAATGGTAGATAGCTTTGGACAAAAGGGAACCGTCTTGGATAAGGTATCTAGCTCTGAATATTTAGTTCAGCTTGGAATTATTAAAATGAAAGTCAAAAAAGATGATATGCATGTGGTGAAGGAATCAGTACAGCCGAAGAAACCGGTGCAGTACACGACCATTAAGAGAGAAGCTCATAGCGTTAAATTAGATCTGGATCTACGCGGCTATAATGTAGAGGATAGCATTCAAGAAATAGATCGTTATCTGGATGATGCAGTATTGTCAGGCTTCCATAAGGTATCCATTATTCATGGGAATGGTACAGGGGTTTTGCGCAAAGGTGTGCATGAATTTTTGCGCCGCCATCGTAGCGTGAAGTCGTTCCGTCTAGGTGGTCAAGGCGAGGGTGGCGTGGGTGCTACCATTGTAGAATTGAAATAG
- a CDS encoding DUF350 domain-containing protein, with amino-acid sequence MAILFQNTYLATATYFAVTGLAMILFISIFELVTKYRVWVELKKGNLAVAMATGGKIFGIANIFRFSIQQHEKLGASLLHASYGFLLMLLAYFIFEFMTPSLKIDHEIEQDNRAIGLISMFLSIGFSYIIGASLVV; translated from the coding sequence ATGGCGATCTTATTTCAAAATACGTATCTAGCCACGGCTACCTATTTTGCTGTGACAGGTCTTGCAATGATCCTGTTTATCTCTATTTTTGAATTGGTTACAAAGTACCGAGTCTGGGTCGAATTAAAAAAGGGAAATCTTGCTGTAGCAATGGCAACAGGGGGGAAGATATTTGGGATTGCTAATATTTTCCGATTTTCCATTCAGCAGCATGAAAAGCTAGGGGCGTCCCTACTACATGCTAGCTACGGATTTCTATTGATGCTACTTGCCTACTTTATCTTTGAATTCATGACGCCAAGTCTAAAAATCGATCATGAAATCGAGCAGGATAACCGCGCAATCGGGCTGATTTCCATGTTTCTATCCATCGGTTTTTCATACATCATTGGAGCTAGTTTGGTGGTGTAA
- a CDS encoding nucleotide sugar dehydrogenase produces MTHPIRVAVVGLGFVGLPLALTYAMKGAKVVGIDVSEQLVKETNEGKSHHLEAYKGKTLPEILKEQVEAGRFHATTSYEEAKQQVDHYIVTVGIPVKNGDPELQYLKSAAQSLGSQLKKGDHVMIRSTVIPGTTEEVVKPFLEEASGMKAGEDFYLSYCSERIAEGRAFEEFIHMPLALGGINEASAAKGKELLSFISETEITITDIRVVEASKVIENIQRDVNIAMVQEFARFAEAADIDVFELIKVANTHTRVNLLTPGPGVGGYCLPNALYYLAPKAKELHVDLPLLTTARKTNDGIPTVLVNMLEQTLQSVGKRLADSKVAVFGLAMKDFSNDDRISPVHDFIELLLAKGVEVTSYDPAVHTPYDHKKDSLEAAVSGADALVLAAMQQEFTELNWAEVTGKMASSPVVLDLKNRIPRTLDEQVKVKRI; encoded by the coding sequence ATGACACATCCTATTCGTGTCGCGGTTGTAGGCCTTGGTTTTGTAGGTTTGCCACTCGCATTAACCTACGCGATGAAAGGTGCAAAAGTAGTCGGAATCGATGTTTCTGAACAACTTGTGAAGGAAACAAACGAAGGAAAATCTCACCATCTGGAAGCATATAAAGGCAAAACATTGCCAGAAATTTTAAAAGAACAGGTGGAGGCAGGTCGTTTTCATGCCACCACTTCCTATGAGGAAGCAAAACAGCAGGTTGATCATTATATCGTAACAGTGGGTATCCCTGTTAAAAATGGTGATCCTGAGTTGCAATATTTGAAAAGCGCTGCTCAATCATTAGGAAGCCAACTTAAAAAAGGTGATCACGTCATGATTCGCAGTACCGTTATTCCTGGTACAACGGAAGAAGTCGTGAAGCCATTCCTTGAAGAAGCGAGCGGTATGAAGGCAGGCGAGGACTTCTATCTAAGCTACTGCTCTGAACGTATTGCAGAAGGACGGGCTTTTGAAGAGTTTATTCATATGCCTCTAGCGTTAGGCGGTATTAACGAGGCGAGTGCTGCCAAAGGAAAAGAATTGCTTTCCTTTATTAGTGAGACAGAGATCACGATTACAGATATTCGTGTAGTGGAGGCCTCTAAGGTTATTGAGAACATTCAGCGTGACGTAAATATTGCGATGGTTCAAGAATTTGCGAGATTTGCGGAAGCAGCAGATATCGATGTTTTTGAATTAATCAAGGTTGCTAACACGCATACTCGCGTCAATTTATTAACACCTGGTCCTGGTGTAGGTGGTTACTGTTTGCCAAATGCGCTGTATTACTTGGCACCAAAAGCGAAGGAGTTACACGTTGACTTACCACTTTTGACTACTGCACGTAAGACCAACGATGGCATTCCTACTGTGCTGGTAAACATGCTGGAGCAAACACTACAATCTGTGGGTAAACGTTTGGCTGACAGTAAGGTAGCTGTGTTTGGTTTAGCGATGAAGGATTTTTCCAATGATGATCGCATCAGTCCCGTGCACGATTTTATTGAGCTATTGCTCGCGAAAGGGGTAGAAGTTACCTCTTACGATCCTGCTGTTCATACCCCATATGATCATAAAAAAGACAGCTTAGAAGCTGCTGTATCAGGCGCTGATGCTTTGGTGTTAGCTGCGATGCAACAGGAGTTCACCGAACTTAATTGGGCTGAAGTTACCGGGAAAATGGCGTCATCTCCGGTCGTATTAGATTTGAAAAATCGTATTCCGCGTACACTTGATGAGCAAGTGAAAGTGAAGCGGATTTAG
- a CDS encoding M55 family metallopeptidase: MKVFISCDMEGISGITDPTYINPETGSNYQRGRSYMTGDVNAVIEGAIAAGATEILVADSHENLNNIHLEDLHPKARLLRGTPRDHSMMHGLDETYDAVFLIGYHTRHGVPGVLSHTMSRVIKNMYINDRVVGEFGFNAIYAGLYGVPVCLVSGDNLIAEEARELIPGIQTAIVKYATSRTSAICLSLQESREILQEQAGLALQRCKEIVPLTTELPLELKIEFSHYGQAEMAAIVPETKIIPNTTEVTYYAKNQSDMYKTMRAMMNLASSVPFC, encoded by the coding sequence GTGAAAGTATTTATATCCTGCGATATGGAAGGAATTTCGGGTATTACTGATCCTACTTATATTAACCCCGAAACAGGTAGTAATTATCAAAGAGGTCGTTCCTATATGACTGGTGATGTGAATGCTGTCATTGAAGGGGCAATAGCGGCTGGCGCTACAGAAATCCTGGTAGCAGATAGCCACGAAAATCTTAATAACATTCATTTGGAAGATTTGCATCCGAAAGCTCGCCTGCTTCGTGGAACCCCACGCGATCACTCTATGATGCATGGGCTGGATGAAACATATGATGCCGTTTTTTTAATCGGCTACCATACCCGTCACGGCGTTCCAGGGGTTCTTAGCCATACCATGTCCCGTGTAATTAAGAATATGTATATAAATGATCGAGTTGTTGGCGAATTTGGTTTTAATGCTATCTATGCAGGTTTATATGGTGTACCAGTCTGCTTGGTATCCGGTGACAATCTCATTGCAGAGGAAGCACGTGAGCTCATTCCTGGCATCCAGACAGCAATCGTTAAATATGCGACGTCTCGCACTTCTGCAATCTGCCTTTCGCTACAAGAAAGCCGCGAAATTCTTCAAGAGCAAGCAGGCCTAGCTTTGCAGCGTTGTAAGGAGATCGTACCACTCACTACAGAACTGCCACTTGAATTAAAGATAGAGTTCTCTCATTACGGTCAAGCTGAGATGGCCGCTATCGTACCAGAAACAAAGATCATTCCTAATACAACTGAAGTTACATACTACGCAAAAAATCAGTCTGATATGTATAAAACCATGCGTGCAATGATGAATTTGGCTAGTTCAGTGCCGTTTTGTTAA
- a CDS encoding glycosyltransferase — translation MKSKLRVLHVIGGGEFGGAEQHILNLLTSFSKKQVDAAVVCFYDALFARKLREAGIKVTTLHTYGRFDFRILQGLKQEIIAMNPDIVHTHGVKANFMGRLATRSLDCATFTTVHSNLKYDYVSPLASFGATLMEKQTRRWTDHFITVSQALQTVLIEDGIPKEKTSVIFNGMDVTPFRVENKAEVRAMLREEWELPPDAFVFGNVGRIVQIKGLPYLLQAFAQVLASTQNHPNLYLAIIGDGVERPALEDQARQLGIAERVRFVGFRTDVPRCLQALDMYVHAALYEGLGYTIVEGMAAFLPVIATDVGGVGEFVISEETGLLVPPAEAGQLAKAMLRLWQDKDLQLRLVTNSTVMIDRDFTIDQMAEQTIQLYEQKRKP, via the coding sequence ATGAAAAGCAAACTACGTGTCCTCCACGTAATCGGCGGTGGAGAATTTGGTGGAGCTGAACAGCATATTCTCAATCTGCTTACTTCTTTTTCTAAGAAGCAAGTAGATGCAGCCGTCGTATGCTTTTACGATGCATTATTTGCGAGAAAATTGCGTGAAGCTGGTATCAAAGTGACAACATTACATACATATGGACGCTTCGATTTCCGTATTTTGCAAGGATTAAAGCAGGAAATTATCGCTATGAATCCAGATATTGTGCATACACATGGAGTTAAAGCTAACTTTATGGGAAGATTGGCGACTCGTTCGTTGGACTGCGCGACATTTACCACAGTCCATAGTAATTTAAAATATGATTATGTGAGTCCACTAGCTTCTTTTGGGGCAACTCTAATGGAAAAACAAACACGCCGCTGGACTGATCACTTTATTACTGTGAGTCAGGCACTCCAAACGGTCTTAATAGAAGATGGAATTCCAAAAGAAAAAACAAGTGTAATTTTTAATGGAATGGATGTTACCCCTTTCCGTGTAGAAAATAAAGCAGAAGTGCGTGCCATGCTACGTGAAGAGTGGGAACTCCCTCCCGATGCTTTTGTATTTGGAAACGTCGGACGTATCGTGCAAATCAAGGGGCTTCCTTATTTACTTCAAGCTTTTGCTCAGGTCTTAGCTAGCACGCAAAACCATCCTAACCTTTATCTAGCAATAATCGGGGATGGTGTAGAGCGCCCAGCTCTTGAAGATCAAGCACGTCAGCTTGGAATTGCTGAGCGAGTTCGCTTCGTTGGCTTCCGTACCGATGTTCCTCGTTGTCTTCAAGCGTTAGATATGTATGTGCATGCTGCGTTGTATGAAGGATTAGGTTATACGATCGTTGAAGGAATGGCTGCTTTTCTACCTGTAATAGCTACAGATGTAGGGGGCGTAGGAGAATTTGTCATTTCAGAAGAAACTGGGTTGTTGGTCCCACCAGCCGAAGCAGGTCAATTAGCAAAAGCTATGCTCAGACTCTGGCAGGATAAAGACCTTCAGCTACGCTTGGTTACAAACAGTACTGTAATGATCGACCGTGATTTTACGATTGACCAAATGGCTGAACAAACGATTCAGCTTTACGAACAAAAACGAAAACCTTAA
- a CDS encoding glycosyltransferase family 4 protein, with amino-acid sequence MDKRHNVLILSYIFPPIGGGGVPRPLKMAKYLGEFGWGVHVLTADPSYHATLDTSLLADVPADVQIHRAKEMTARFRKPTKDTQVSSGKQADDKQASSSQTTRDNGADSTPDHVGEKGEAENKKSATNAQNVVASSRQVTEVIAQPSLVARLKNTLFQTAKKIKPYLLIPDDQILWYPEALKVGREIMRKHRIDVIFSTSGPVTNHLVARKLAAEFGCKWIADFRDPWTQNMHRSGIAWRERLEERMEAKVMKQADVITTVTATFAKNFQIKYPATTNRMELIYNGFDKADFAKLTPAHTVPDRFHAAYAGILYQKRNPRLLLSAIKELIDEGLVDQQEICLSFAGVFDYPGYSENRDCVEQLGLQNAVRVLGNLPHKEALGLMSGADALLMIGDVTPDAGAYIPGKLYEYMGVGKPILALNMPGEATEIIQRFGLGEVANPTDKDAMKQAYLHLYQAWKQQKENGSHTERDESFYDRVKLYERREQAGQLAHLMNELVGGTRKGKKADLVQE; translated from the coding sequence ATGGATAAGCGACATAATGTATTAATACTTTCGTATATATTTCCACCAATTGGAGGCGGTGGTGTTCCACGCCCGCTTAAAATGGCTAAATATCTAGGGGAATTCGGATGGGGTGTGCACGTGCTTACCGCGGACCCGAGCTACCATGCTACCCTTGACACCAGCTTACTGGCAGATGTTCCTGCAGATGTGCAAATTCATCGAGCAAAGGAGATGACTGCAAGATTCCGTAAACCTACAAAAGATACACAAGTCTCGTCTGGTAAGCAAGCTGATGATAAGCAGGCCTCCAGTAGTCAAACGACAAGAGATAATGGGGCAGATTCAACTCCTGATCATGTAGGAGAAAAGGGTGAAGCTGAAAACAAGAAGTCTGCTACAAACGCCCAGAATGTTGTAGCAAGTTCACGTCAAGTGACTGAGGTAATCGCTCAGCCCTCCTTGGTTGCACGTCTAAAGAACACATTATTTCAAACAGCCAAAAAAATAAAACCGTACCTGCTCATCCCGGATGATCAAATATTGTGGTATCCTGAGGCATTGAAGGTAGGACGTGAAATCATGCGCAAGCACCGCATTGATGTTATCTTCTCTACATCAGGGCCTGTAACAAACCACCTTGTTGCTCGTAAGTTAGCAGCAGAGTTCGGTTGTAAATGGATTGCAGACTTCCGAGATCCATGGACTCAAAATATGCATCGATCAGGTATTGCTTGGAGAGAGCGTCTGGAGGAGCGGATGGAAGCGAAAGTAATGAAGCAAGCTGATGTTATTACAACAGTGACTGCTACATTCGCTAAAAACTTCCAGATTAAATATCCAGCTACCACAAACCGAATGGAGCTAATCTATAATGGCTTTGACAAAGCAGATTTTGCAAAGCTGACTCCTGCACATACGGTACCTGATCGTTTTCATGCAGCTTATGCAGGCATTTTATATCAGAAACGCAATCCGCGATTATTACTGAGTGCTATCAAGGAACTGATTGATGAAGGCTTGGTTGATCAACAGGAGATATGTCTTTCATTTGCGGGTGTCTTTGACTATCCGGGCTATTCAGAAAATCGAGATTGTGTAGAGCAGCTTGGTTTGCAGAATGCAGTGAGAGTGCTTGGTAATCTTCCTCATAAAGAAGCACTAGGCTTGATGAGTGGTGCAGATGCCTTGTTGATGATCGGAGACGTGACTCCCGATGCTGGAGCCTACATTCCTGGTAAGCTTTATGAATACATGGGGGTAGGTAAACCCATTTTAGCTTTAAACATGCCAGGAGAGGCAACAGAGATCATCCAGCGCTTTGGTTTAGGCGAGGTAGCCAACCCTACTGATAAGGATGCGATGAAGCAAGCTTATCTACATCTATATCAGGCATGGAAACAGCAGAAGGAGAACGGGTCACACACAGAACGCGATGAGAGCTTCTATGATCGTGTTAAGCTGTACGAACGACGTGAACAGGCAGGTCAACTGGCACACCTAATGAATGAACTAGTAGGCGGTACTAGAAAAGGTAAGAAGGCAGACCTTGTACAAGAATAA
- a CDS encoding O-antigen ligase family protein — translation MKTNLKKLVMNPTNWIYLLLTYPIIDYAMRKFIPIGFIVSLWDEGVLTVLLLFTFAAYAKGHRTMPGIKHAFLAFLIFGLGLMFMDMTNFNASVEGFRAIFQYMVALLIGFYLIESKEQMQSFLKAFTLVGLFVALIGVMQVVLGVEVNSSWTGENESMKRRAFSIVTSPNVLGSYMIFTVPIAISLFLQGITKKQKLLWGLTSLIMLVCLIATGSRGAWFALLAVLVIGSVFVNRKVFLSIVAVSILGGVVLLAVPETTPVIGKVQNRITTLFTEDYWEKSSQSGRVARWTNAYHRMRLEPLFGAGPGHWGGAVGSRYFGTIYTDSYMFKTLAETGIIGLTLLITMMLAIVKYAAQATLRWKNSPYFYTGLGLFCGFLAVFFHNFVENIFEVPFMSTFFWLLGGMVAALATLDFRYANRKIGSRS, via the coding sequence TTGAAAACGAATCTAAAAAAGTTGGTTATGAATCCAACCAACTGGATTTACTTATTACTCACCTATCCTATCATTGATTACGCAATGCGTAAATTTATCCCGATTGGATTTATTGTTTCTTTGTGGGATGAAGGCGTTCTTACTGTCCTCCTTCTGTTTACCTTTGCTGCGTATGCAAAAGGCCACCGCACCATGCCTGGCATTAAGCATGCGTTCCTTGCCTTTTTGATATTTGGCCTGGGACTTATGTTTATGGATATGACGAATTTTAATGCTAGCGTGGAAGGTTTTCGAGCTATATTCCAATATATGGTTGCATTATTAATCGGCTTCTATTTAATTGAGTCGAAAGAACAAATGCAGAGTTTCTTGAAAGCCTTCACCTTAGTCGGTCTATTCGTAGCCTTGATTGGCGTAATGCAGGTTGTACTTGGAGTGGAAGTAAACAGCTCGTGGACAGGAGAAAACGAATCAATGAAGAGACGTGCATTCTCCATTGTAACAAGCCCAAACGTTTTGGGTAGCTACATGATCTTTACCGTTCCCATTGCAATAAGTCTATTTTTGCAAGGGATAACCAAAAAACAAAAGCTTCTTTGGGGGCTGACATCCCTGATTATGCTGGTTTGTCTTATTGCGACAGGCTCGCGTGGAGCTTGGTTCGCTCTACTAGCCGTATTAGTTATTGGCTCTGTTTTTGTGAACCGGAAAGTTTTCTTATCTATTGTAGCTGTATCCATTCTAGGCGGCGTTGTTTTGTTGGCTGTACCAGAAACAACTCCTGTCATCGGTAAGGTACAAAACCGTATTACCACCCTGTTTACTGAGGACTATTGGGAAAAGAGTAGCCAAAGCGGTCGCGTAGCACGTTGGACGAATGCTTACCACCGTATGCGACTAGAACCATTATTTGGCGCTGGCCCTGGTCATTGGGGTGGAGCAGTAGGTTCCCGTTATTTTGGAACTATCTATACTGACAGCTACATGTTTAAAACATTGGCCGAAACAGGGATCATTGGCTTAACCCTATTGATTACCATGATGCTTGCCATTGTTAAATATGCGGCTCAGGCTACCCTGCGCTGGAAAAACTCGCCGTATTTCTATACCGGCTTGGGATTATTCTGCGGTTTTCTGGCAGTGTTCTTCCATAACTTTGTGGAAAACATCTTTGAAGTGCCGTTTATGTCTACCTTCTTCTGGCTATTAGGCGGAATGGTAGCGGCGCTAGCCACTCTTGACTTCCGGTACGCCAACCGCAAAATTGGCTCCAGATCATAA